The Desulfonatronum thiosulfatophilum genome has a window encoding:
- the flgL gene encoding flagellar hook-associated protein FlgL, translating into MRVSHRNIYSNVLGYFNKSITGLVELNLQASSQKKINRPSDDPIGMSRVLSYRDTMKSMEQYRKNIDTAQGWNGLADENLMQVSVAITRLKELAEQASTGTYTADNRAQISFEARQLYSQLITLSNASYEGKYIYAGHKVDSPAFQEALFVQSNGNGTIHHQDVISISGGSNSTILVQFLSPGATGEDQLAFRYSTNGGKSWSEGILPESDPVNSPVVMNLGGVQITFAAGADVTATDPNDTNDTNGTWLWVRPTAVYKGDDEDQISVESFGSYDPDEALAAGVFRNKVMVRIDDVDGGEITFSYSTDGGRKWNQNNTTPEGPPTSLPVPGGFLNLEDGPPSMDDQFVIRPNRALMNVEISQNETIQINNIGKDVFGGLYNGQPVDLGKTGSNLFETVGKLIGYLETNTQQGAADALEELNEAHKHITTYLAGVGARRNRLDLTDSILHGLQLNARDRKSKIEDVDVAELMTKMAMQQITYEAVLKSSTTIMKMSLVNFM; encoded by the coding sequence ATGCGGGTTAGTCATCGCAATATCTATTCCAACGTGCTCGGCTATTTCAACAAGTCGATCACCGGATTGGTTGAGTTGAACTTGCAAGCCTCCAGCCAAAAGAAAATCAACCGCCCATCTGATGATCCCATCGGCATGTCACGTGTCCTGTCGTACAGGGACACCATGAAGTCCATGGAGCAGTACCGAAAGAACATCGACACGGCTCAGGGGTGGAACGGTCTGGCGGATGAGAACCTGATGCAGGTCAGCGTGGCCATTACCCGACTCAAGGAACTTGCCGAACAGGCCTCGACCGGCACCTACACTGCGGACAACAGGGCGCAAATCTCCTTTGAGGCACGACAGCTTTATAGTCAGTTGATCACCCTTTCCAATGCGTCATATGAAGGCAAATACATATATGCCGGGCATAAAGTGGACTCCCCAGCTTTTCAAGAGGCATTGTTCGTTCAAAGCAACGGCAATGGAACCATCCACCATCAGGACGTTATTAGTATCTCCGGAGGATCAAATTCAACAATTTTAGTCCAATTTCTAAGCCCCGGCGCGACAGGCGAAGATCAGCTCGCTTTTCGCTACTCCACCAACGGCGGGAAGTCCTGGTCTGAGGGAATACTGCCGGAATCCGACCCTGTGAACTCTCCAGTTGTGATGAACCTTGGTGGAGTGCAAATAACTTTCGCCGCCGGTGCGGATGTAACCGCAACTGATCCGAACGACACGAACGACACGAATGGGACTTGGCTCTGGGTTCGCCCTACAGCTGTGTACAAAGGGGACGACGAAGACCAAATCAGTGTTGAAAGCTTCGGCTCTTACGATCCCGATGAAGCCTTGGCCGCCGGAGTCTTTCGCAACAAAGTCATGGTGCGAATTGATGACGTCGACGGCGGCGAGATAACATTTTCCTACAGCACGGATGGCGGACGAAAATGGAACCAGAACAATACGACTCCGGAAGGCCCGCCGACATCGCTGCCCGTACCCGGCGGTTTTCTCAACCTGGAAGATGGGCCTCCTTCCATGGACGACCAGTTTGTCATCCGCCCCAATCGCGCTCTGATGAATGTCGAAATTTCCCAAAACGAGACCATTCAGATCAACAATATTGGCAAGGATGTCTTCGGCGGATTGTACAACGGTCAACCCGTAGATCTGGGCAAGACCGGCTCCAATCTTTTCGAAACTGTCGGCAAGCTTATCGGTTATCTGGAAACAAATACCCAGCAGGGCGCCGCCGATGCCCTGGAAGAATTAAATGAGGCTCACAAGCATATTACCACTTACCTCGCCGGCGTCGGGGCGCGGCGGAATCGGCTGGATTTGACCGACAGCATCCTGCATGGGCTGCAACTCAACGCCAGGGACCGGAAGAGCAAGATCGAGGATGTGGATGTTGCCGAATTGATGACCAAGATGGCCATGCAGCAGATCACTTACGAGGCCGTCCTCAAGTCATCGACGACGATCATGAAAATGAGCCTCGTCAACTTCATGTAA
- the flgK gene encoding flagellar hook-associated protein FlgK codes for MTVGVNSLLNTGRGALLAFQSAIHVTGENIANVNTPGYSRRTVRLQENPSIDYRPGQIGTGVSAAEVIRHYDYFIERQYLEKSSTMHRWDSLNTNLRNVEMLFNESIGDGLNDVMAKFWADWQNLSLRPDDMASRSQLMNTSRNMTQIINQVDRDLTNFQNQVDDFIRQDVMRANELLRDISEINRQIAVHDIPGQNNANALMDKRDTMVRELAGLLDIKTQDKGNGQFFIMTTAGHTLVDGREFFELKFEGPKSYSSLTAASPFVGKNINFAGSSEREYLIKVVTPGEVGNTTTPAQYQVSLDGGKSWLKDADGAVITFNAQPAANKEKIEGLEIWFDAGELAVGDKFTIVPKSGLYWHQNTSSEMNITPQIHFNGADNERRLVGGTLAGYFNFRDDYIGQFREKLNSLAETVAWEVNRIHSQGAGLQKFSEVLGTHGASKHDEPLSSLSSGLFHGQKLQTGNLIVWLYDAAGNPIPSQLGFAGGTSPPNFDPEVHTLEHVRAAFNSVSGITAAIVDNRLQLTADANRSFAFGSDSTGLLAALGINTFFDGTDARGLSINEQVFNNLNFINAGHVNGAGEVNTGDNATALGVAAMQYTKVDFKTSFEGSTSQTISNYYNSLVGNVGAASSNANFNFNYHKALADDLYNRQEAVSGVNLDEEMSSLIKFQHSYSAAAKLISAADQMFQTILSMK; via the coding sequence ATGACCGTCGGCGTCAATTCCCTCTTGAATACTGGACGTGGAGCGCTTTTGGCGTTCCAATCCGCCATTCACGTCACGGGCGAGAATATCGCCAATGTGAACACTCCCGGGTACAGCCGCCGCACTGTCCGCCTGCAGGAAAATCCAAGCATCGACTATCGGCCGGGTCAAATTGGGACCGGGGTCTCGGCAGCGGAGGTCATTCGACACTACGACTACTTTATTGAGCGTCAGTACCTGGAAAAATCTTCCACAATGCACCGTTGGGACTCGCTGAACACGAACCTGCGCAACGTTGAAATGCTCTTTAACGAATCCATTGGCGATGGCTTGAACGATGTCATGGCCAAGTTCTGGGCGGACTGGCAGAACCTTTCCCTGCGTCCGGACGACATGGCTTCCCGCAGCCAGCTCATGAACACGTCTCGGAACATGACCCAGATCATCAATCAGGTGGACCGCGACCTGACCAACTTCCAAAACCAGGTCGACGACTTCATCCGCCAGGACGTAATGCGAGCCAACGAACTGCTTCGGGATATCTCTGAGATCAATCGCCAGATCGCCGTCCACGATATCCCAGGCCAGAACAACGCCAACGCCCTCATGGACAAACGCGACACCATGGTCCGCGAACTGGCCGGCCTCCTGGACATCAAAACACAGGACAAGGGCAACGGTCAGTTTTTCATCATGACCACAGCCGGACATACGCTGGTGGATGGGAGGGAATTCTTTGAGCTGAAGTTTGAGGGGCCGAAGAGTTATTCATCTTTGACCGCAGCTTCCCCATTCGTCGGAAAAAACATCAACTTTGCCGGCAGTTCGGAGCGGGAATACCTGATCAAAGTTGTTACCCCCGGAGAGGTAGGCAATACCACCACTCCAGCGCAGTATCAGGTCTCCTTGGATGGAGGTAAATCCTGGCTGAAGGATGCCGATGGAGCCGTCATCACTTTCAATGCACAACCCGCAGCAAACAAAGAGAAAATTGAAGGCCTCGAAATCTGGTTCGACGCAGGAGAACTGGCAGTCGGCGACAAATTTACCATTGTTCCGAAAAGCGGCCTTTACTGGCATCAGAACACGTCTTCCGAAATGAACATCACCCCGCAAATTCACTTCAACGGGGCGGACAACGAGCGTCGGCTTGTTGGCGGAACTTTGGCGGGTTACTTCAACTTTCGTGACGATTATATCGGACAGTTCAGGGAGAAATTGAATTCCTTGGCTGAGACAGTGGCCTGGGAAGTAAATCGCATTCATAGCCAGGGCGCCGGGTTGCAAAAATTTTCGGAGGTTCTTGGGACGCATGGGGCATCAAAGCATGACGAGCCTTTGAGCAGCCTATCCTCCGGCTTGTTCCATGGCCAAAAACTGCAGACAGGAAATCTGATCGTCTGGCTCTACGACGCTGCAGGCAACCCGATCCCATCTCAACTGGGCTTTGCCGGTGGGACTTCGCCGCCAAACTTTGATCCTGAAGTTCACACTCTGGAACATGTCCGGGCCGCATTCAATTCAGTTTCTGGAATAACAGCCGCCATTGTGGACAATCGACTGCAACTTACAGCTGATGCAAACCGGTCTTTTGCTTTCGGCTCTGACTCCACGGGTCTTCTCGCGGCCCTTGGAATCAACACGTTCTTTGACGGAACGGATGCACGTGGATTGAGCATCAATGAGCAAGTGTTCAACAACCTCAATTTCATCAATGCCGGCCATGTCAACGGGGCAGGCGAAGTCAACACCGGCGACAATGCCACGGCACTTGGCGTGGCAGCCATGCAGTACACCAAGGTTGATTTCAAGACCTCTTTTGAAGGCAGCACATCTCAAACAATATCAAATTATTATAATTCCCTGGTCGGAAATGTCGGGGCGGCATCCTCCAATGCCAATTTCAACTTTAACTACCATAAAGCCCTAGCCGACGATCTGTACAACCGTCAGGAAGCCGTTTCCGGCGTGAACCTGGATGAAGAAATGAGCAGTTTGATCAAGTTTCAGCATTCTTACAGTGCAGCGGCCAAGCTCATTTCCGCTGCGGACCAGATGTTCCAGACCATTCTGTCCATGAAGTAG
- a CDS encoding flagellar protein FlgN, giving the protein MSRYVLQNLHRQKQAIFLLSHLLDEEFQHLGKGDPQSVATVEFSIQELLRQIAVERQELKRHVMDLDPSLPAIRDLPLLMEESCRDEGRDLLREIDHQEQICGRKAAQNAVTAQGLMDQNQALLDYLASQIIPKDAHTYSRHGKWHHSEGTGTLLHGRL; this is encoded by the coding sequence ATGTCCAGATATGTGCTGCAGAACCTGCATCGCCAGAAACAAGCCATTTTTTTACTGTCTCACTTGCTTGATGAAGAATTTCAACATTTGGGCAAGGGGGATCCCCAATCCGTGGCCACGGTGGAATTTTCCATCCAGGAACTGTTGCGCCAAATTGCGGTGGAACGCCAGGAACTCAAGCGACACGTCATGGATCTTGATCCGTCATTGCCCGCAATCCGTGATCTTCCTCTGCTGATGGAAGAGTCCTGCCGCGACGAGGGGCGGGACCTGCTGCGGGAAATTGACCATCAGGAACAGATCTGCGGCCGCAAGGCTGCGCAGAATGCCGTCACAGCCCAGGGGTTGATGGATCAGAATCAGGCTCTCCTGGACTATCTGGCGAGCCAGATCATTCCCAAGGATGCACACACGTATTCCAGGCACGGCAAATGGCATCATTCCGAAGGCACCGGCACCTTGCTTCACGGTAGATTGTAA
- a CDS encoding peptidoglycan DD-metalloendopeptidase family protein, whose protein sequence is MLPLPDNKTLLLGNAQDDVRQRLDAIRLQQRLDGSPDAKGESKLREASQDFEALFLHQLLKQMRATVPKEGLLHGKGEEFWQSHFDMEMATVMARSGGIGLGDMIFEQLRQSQVQATRASDPVGKPMGMTILPPMENDPPDPVKNTDQDEILKVSLQSNAQTTVTAQGPYAPPDSRVINSHPIASNSNVMSRVRSLAQSIEDRGGVVPEHPGFVHGLAPIQDIGATTSLPPMHWPLQGRVSSGFGWRNDPFTGEQSWHAGTDLVAPKGSPIDAAWDGRVVFVGQRGGYGNMVVLEHAGGWRSYYAHNERNRVKVGDMVQAGQSIATVGSSGRSTGPHLHFEIRQGNMAWDPKQIRDRLLAGLSIGKIDSA, encoded by the coding sequence ATGCTTCCCCTGCCGGATAACAAAACCCTGCTTCTCGGCAATGCGCAGGATGATGTCCGTCAGCGTCTGGATGCGATCCGCCTGCAGCAGCGTCTGGATGGATCTCCGGACGCCAAGGGCGAAAGCAAGCTGCGGGAAGCCAGCCAGGACTTCGAGGCTCTGTTCCTGCATCAGCTGCTCAAGCAGATGCGGGCCACCGTGCCCAAGGAAGGGTTATTGCACGGCAAGGGAGAGGAATTCTGGCAGTCGCACTTCGACATGGAAATGGCCACGGTCATGGCCCGCAGCGGCGGCATCGGCCTGGGAGACATGATCTTCGAACAACTTCGCCAGAGCCAGGTCCAGGCCACTCGCGCCAGCGATCCCGTCGGCAAGCCCATGGGCATGACCATTCTCCCTCCGATGGAGAACGATCCACCAGATCCCGTAAAGAATACGGATCAGGATGAAATCCTGAAGGTTTCCCTGCAATCAAACGCTCAAACCACCGTCACGGCGCAGGGGCCCTACGCCCCGCCTGATTCACGGGTGATAAACTCCCACCCCATAGCCTCGAACAGCAATGTCATGAGCCGGGTCCGTTCATTGGCTCAATCCATTGAAGACCGTGGCGGCGTGGTTCCGGAACATCCCGGTTTTGTTCACGGCCTCGCACCAATTCAGGACATCGGTGCCACGACGTCCCTGCCCCCCATGCACTGGCCTCTCCAGGGCCGCGTCAGTTCCGGCTTCGGCTGGCGCAATGATCCTTTTACCGGAGAACAGTCCTGGCATGCCGGAACCGACTTGGTCGCCCCCAAAGGCTCTCCCATCGATGCAGCCTGGGATGGGCGGGTGGTCTTCGTGGGCCAGCGCGGGGGCTACGGCAACATGGTGGTCCTGGAGCATGCCGGTGGGTGGCGTTCGTACTATGCCCATAACGAACGAAACAGGGTTAAGGTCGGGGACATGGTCCAGGCCGGGCAAAGCATTGCCACCGTAGGCTCCAGCGGCCGCTCCACGGGGCCCCATCTGCACTTCGAGATCCGCCAGGGGAACATGGCCTGGGATCCCAAACAGATCCGCGACAGGTTGCTGGCAGGTCTATCCATTGGCAAAATCGATTCGGCCTAG
- a CDS encoding flagellar basal body P-ring protein FlgI, whose translation MRSKHSFTQTVFLTMVVGVVLAASAVDPAQASVRIKDIATFSGTRSNQLVGYGLVVGLSGTGDRRGAEFTIQSMANMMERMGVRVDQSKLRVRNVAAVMVTTQMPVSSRAGSSLDVSVSSVGDASSLLGGVLLMTPLRGVDGQTYALAQGPLLLGGFSAGGDAAQAQKNITTVGIIPNGATVERSVPFQFNHQDNVTLHLQTSDFSTAVQVVDRINANFGSALARASDISTIVVDIPDIYQGNLVPFIASLENLPITPDNRARVVVDEKTGTVVVGQNVRLSRVAVAHGNLHIVVAERPEVVQPQPFSMGQTAVVPRTELGIREEDRRLTLLEGATLQDLVNGLNAIGATPRDIISILRTLKAAGALHADVEVI comes from the coding sequence ATGCGAAGCAAACATTCCTTCACGCAAACAGTTTTTCTGACCATGGTCGTGGGCGTGGTGTTGGCCGCGTCGGCCGTCGACCCCGCCCAGGCCAGCGTGCGGATCAAGGACATCGCCACATTCTCCGGAACACGATCCAATCAGTTGGTCGGGTACGGCCTTGTGGTCGGGCTTTCCGGCACGGGCGACCGGCGTGGGGCAGAGTTCACCATTCAATCCATGGCCAACATGATGGAACGAATGGGCGTTCGCGTGGATCAGTCCAAACTGCGCGTGCGCAACGTGGCGGCCGTCATGGTGACGACCCAGATGCCGGTTTCCTCCAGGGCGGGATCAAGCTTGGACGTGTCCGTCTCCTCCGTGGGCGATGCCTCCAGTCTCCTGGGCGGCGTCCTGCTGATGACGCCCTTGCGCGGCGTGGACGGACAGACATACGCTCTGGCTCAGGGTCCATTGCTGCTGGGCGGTTTCAGCGCCGGCGGCGATGCAGCCCAAGCCCAGAAAAACATCACCACGGTCGGCATCATTCCCAACGGGGCCACAGTGGAACGTTCAGTCCCCTTCCAGTTCAACCACCAGGACAACGTAACCCTGCACCTGCAAACCAGCGATTTTTCCACGGCGGTTCAGGTCGTGGACAGGATCAATGCCAATTTCGGTTCAGCCCTTGCCCGAGCCTCGGATATTTCCACCATTGTCGTGGACATTCCTGACATCTATCAAGGGAACCTGGTTCCCTTCATCGCATCTTTGGAAAACTTGCCCATCACCCCGGACAACCGTGCCCGGGTCGTTGTAGATGAGAAAACCGGCACCGTGGTCGTCGGTCAGAACGTCCGGTTGTCCAGAGTGGCCGTGGCCCATGGCAATCTGCACATTGTCGTCGCTGAACGCCCCGAAGTGGTCCAGCCCCAACCTTTTTCCATGGGACAGACCGCGGTTGTTCCACGCACCGAACTCGGGATTCGTGAAGAGGACCGGCGCCTGACCCTGCTGGAAGGCGCGACCCTGCAGGATCTGGTAAACGGCTTGAACGCCATCGGCGCCACCCCGCGCGATATAATTTCCATTTTACGAACGCTCAAAGCCGCCGGAGCGCTGCATGCGGATGTGGAGGTGATCTGA